One Bacillus sp. 1780r2a1 DNA segment encodes these proteins:
- a CDS encoding DHA2 family efflux MFS transporter permease subunit, translating to MQEQTITPPVNRKLLMMVLLAGVFLALLNQTILITALPKIISDFGIQASQAQWLITSFMLVNGIIVPVSAFFISKFSTRQLFFTSVIIFLAGTTLGGIAPTFSVLLAARFIQAVGAGIIMPLVSNIILLITPREKRGSAMGLMVLVICFSPAIAPTLAGAVVDIFSWRYLFYGTLPLTLVVLIISLFSLKNVTETNQSEKLSIPSVLLSTITFGSILYSLSLAGELGWMNQQTIMFGAVGIVALIALIVQQLKLANPMLELRVFKYKIFTFCCVMMTVAFGTMLGVETLLPIYTQEVEGVSALESGLILLPGAALMGIMSPFIGRFTDKVGARSLVIAGFLTITLSTIPLSFSGLQSSITLLVVLYTIRMVGIGLVMTPLQTAAMNAIPQRLIAHGVAVYSTLTSIAGSVGISVIVSLYMNMTNGLASEKIALGTTFLIITIISGFTILLALKLTKQQRVVRSSEMASEK from the coding sequence GGAACAAACGATAACACCGCCTGTTAACAGAAAGCTGTTGATGATGGTTCTACTGGCAGGTGTTTTTTTAGCTTTATTAAATCAAACGATTTTAATTACAGCACTTCCAAAAATTATCAGTGATTTTGGAATTCAAGCAAGTCAAGCGCAGTGGCTTATTACATCATTTATGCTTGTTAACGGTATTATTGTACCAGTATCAGCATTTTTTATTAGTAAATTTTCTACGCGCCAGCTCTTTTTTACCTCAGTCATCATTTTCTTAGCTGGAACAACGCTTGGAGGCATCGCTCCTACATTTTCCGTATTGCTTGCTGCGCGCTTTATTCAAGCTGTTGGAGCTGGAATTATCATGCCGCTTGTATCCAATATTATTCTATTAATTACTCCTCGGGAAAAAAGAGGATCAGCTATGGGGCTAATGGTGCTTGTAATCTGCTTTTCACCAGCAATAGCTCCTACGTTAGCGGGGGCAGTAGTTGATATATTTTCTTGGCGATATTTGTTCTACGGCACGCTACCTTTAACATTAGTCGTTTTAATCATATCATTATTTTCGCTGAAAAATGTAACTGAAACCAATCAATCTGAAAAACTAAGTATACCTTCTGTTCTCCTATCAACAATAACTTTTGGATCCATTCTCTATTCTTTAAGCTTAGCTGGAGAATTAGGGTGGATGAATCAACAGACAATAATGTTTGGAGCGGTTGGTATTGTTGCACTAATTGCACTTATTGTCCAACAATTGAAGCTAGCTAATCCAATGCTTGAACTGAGAGTATTTAAATATAAAATTTTTACATTTTGCTGTGTGATGATGACCGTTGCATTTGGAACAATGCTAGGGGTGGAAACGCTGTTGCCAATTTATACGCAGGAAGTGGAAGGAGTCTCTGCTCTTGAATCAGGACTCATTTTATTACCTGGTGCCGCCTTGATGGGAATTATGTCACCGTTTATAGGCCGTTTTACAGATAAAGTAGGAGCTAGATCACTTGTTATTGCAGGTTTTTTAACCATTACTCTCTCAACAATTCCTTTATCATTTAGCGGTTTACAGTCTTCGATTACATTATTAGTTGTTTTGTATACAATTAGAATGGTAGGGATTGGTCTTGTCATGACACCTTTACAAACAGCTGCGATGAATGCTATTCCTCAACGTTTAATTGCTCACGGGGTAGCAGTATACAGCACGTTAACTTCAATAGCTGGATCAGTTGGAATATCGGTAATTGTTAGCTTATATATGAATATGACGAATGGATTAGCCTCTGAAAAAATAGCATTAGGCACAACGTTTCTCATCATTACAATCATTAGTGGCTTCACAATACTATTAGCTCTTAAATTAACCAAACAACAACGTGTAGTACGCTCATCTGAAATGGCAAGTGAAAAATAA
- a CDS encoding AraC family transcriptional regulator encodes MKYPYEQVSVNEDLPVFTIMTSVKVISKHWHNRIEFLFLLKGQVDVFVGSKKYTLSQNDLLLINSNEVHGVESNHDNVILMVQIPILFIKKCYKSIEQVQFECYSAGKQNQQQYNEIRSLLAQLYMTLDKKKNHHDLKVHSLLLDLLYQLVSRFKVEKGIRAAKKDIERMSRLTEYIHKHYMHPITLDELAAIEQLTPPYVSRYFQKQMGQTFLRYVNGVRLEHAVHYLVETDMSIIQITLECGFANLNSFHKLFKDTFHTTPHQYRKMHAHHLSNERRKKNKKQYDFIEKNDSQYLHKYLEKDKKQYDFS; translated from the coding sequence ATGAAATATCCTTACGAACAAGTAAGCGTGAATGAAGATTTACCTGTGTTCACCATAATGACAAGCGTAAAAGTTATATCAAAGCATTGGCATAATCGAATTGAGTTCTTATTTTTACTAAAAGGACAGGTGGATGTGTTTGTTGGTAGTAAGAAATATACATTATCACAAAATGACTTACTCCTCATTAATAGCAACGAAGTGCATGGTGTTGAAAGTAATCATGATAATGTCATTCTTATGGTTCAAATCCCTATTTTGTTTATAAAAAAGTGTTATAAGTCGATTGAGCAAGTACAGTTTGAATGTTACTCAGCCGGAAAACAGAATCAGCAACAGTATAATGAGATTCGATCTTTACTCGCACAGCTTTATATGACTTTGGACAAAAAGAAGAATCATCATGATTTAAAAGTCCATTCTCTTTTACTAGATTTGCTTTATCAATTAGTTAGTCGCTTTAAAGTAGAGAAAGGAATACGAGCAGCCAAGAAAGATATTGAGCGAATGAGTCGATTAACAGAATATATTCATAAACATTATATGCACCCAATTACATTAGATGAGCTAGCTGCAATTGAACAGCTAACACCGCCTTATGTATCAAGATATTTTCAGAAGCAAATGGGGCAAACTTTCTTAAGATATGTAAACGGCGTTCGGTTGGAGCATGCTGTTCATTATTTAGTAGAAACGGACATGTCCATTATCCAAATTACTTTAGAGTGTGGCTTTGCGAATCTAAATTCATTTCATAAATTATTTAAAGATACATTTCATACTACGCCGCATCAGTATCGAAAAATGCACGCACACCACTTAAGTAATGAAAGGAGAAAAAAGAATAAAAAACAATATGATTTTATTGAGAAAAACGATAGTCAATATTTACATAAATATTTAGAAAAAGATAAAAAACAGTATGATTTTTCTTAA
- a CDS encoding VOC family protein, producing the protein MYKNLHYFSHLAHVELMSPKLEESANFFKNVIGLEESGRRGKSIYFRAWGEHYHHSLKITEGPEPGLGHIGWRADSPVALEEAAVYLEKMGQGIGWVEGDLGHGKAYQFQSPDGHLEEIFWDVEIYEAPTLLQSKWKNRPQKNPGRGISPRRLDHITLHSNNVAKDREFYQNIGFRYNEGIFLNAEEPGSPEIGAWLSVTNLSHDIAFLKSHTGKPGGFNHVCYAVESREEVLLAADHILESGYELAMGGPTRHALAEGFFFYVDEPGGNRFELYAGAHLVFAPDFGPYRWSLEENPNDAWGREMPWDKSGKIIK; encoded by the coding sequence ATGTATAAAAATCTACATTATTTTTCCCATCTTGCACACGTTGAATTAATGAGTCCGAAATTAGAAGAGTCAGCTAACTTTTTCAAGAATGTTATTGGTTTAGAAGAATCAGGGCGCAGAGGAAAATCCATTTACTTCCGTGCTTGGGGAGAGCATTACCATCATAGTTTGAAAATTACAGAAGGTCCAGAACCGGGACTTGGCCATATTGGTTGGCGTGCTGATAGCCCAGTCGCTTTAGAAGAAGCAGCTGTGTATTTAGAAAAGATGGGTCAAGGAATCGGTTGGGTTGAAGGAGACTTAGGGCATGGAAAAGCCTATCAGTTTCAATCTCCAGATGGTCATTTAGAAGAAATATTCTGGGACGTCGAAATTTATGAAGCGCCGACGTTACTTCAAAGTAAGTGGAAAAATCGTCCGCAAAAAAATCCTGGACGTGGTATTTCACCTCGCCGTCTTGACCATATTACGCTACACAGTAACAATGTAGCCAAAGACCGCGAATTCTATCAAAATATTGGATTCCGTTACAACGAAGGAATCTTTTTAAATGCAGAAGAGCCTGGAAGCCCAGAAATTGGTGCTTGGCTTTCAGTAACCAATCTTTCTCACGATATTGCATTCTTAAAGTCTCACACTGGCAAACCAGGTGGTTTTAATCATGTATGCTATGCGGTGGAAAGTCGTGAAGAAGTGTTATTAGCTGCAGATCACATTTTAGAGAGCGGATACGAACTAGCGATGGGAGGTCCGACGCGCCATGCTCTTGCTGAAGGATTTTTCTTTTATGTAGATGAGCCGGGTGGCAATCGATTTGAATTATATGCCGGTGCCCACCTTGTCTTTGCGCCGGACTTTGGTCCATATCGTTGGAGTCTAGAAGAAAACCCAAACGACGCTTGGGGTCGTGAAATGCCTTGGGATAAATCCGGAAAAATCATTAAATAA
- a CDS encoding alpha/beta hydrolase: MWRYFPDNYMWSYQIVRMISQSYFGGGEVNEILDAASKMELGDFESFHREWMNTGHKALSKANNAMDKGNKETAREAYLRSANYFRTAEFFLQPDDERKIPTYLKSVESFKKGSELLDHPPKAVNIPFEHASLPGYFFEAPGQKNGPMMVMFGGLDSTAEELYYGPAQFLNERGISLLALDGPGQGGALRLHHIHSRHDYDVAGTAAYEWAVDNLDVDRDRIGVMAVSMGGYMAARCAAFEPRFKACAIWGAVYDYNDVWAKRPDNHPLAKILQHIFGVEDMSAARAKLQHYNLRGVADKIKAPTYIIHGEDDHQNKVDNAYNVYNDLTCSRRLKIVPKSSPGSSHCQVDNITETYEMYDWIKEQLEK, from the coding sequence ATGTGGCGTTATTTTCCTGATAATTATATGTGGTCATATCAAATTGTAAGAATGATTAGCCAATCATATTTTGGGGGAGGAGAGGTTAATGAAATTTTAGATGCTGCGAGCAAAATGGAACTTGGCGATTTTGAAAGCTTTCATCGAGAGTGGATGAACACAGGTCATAAAGCGTTATCTAAAGCCAATAATGCAATGGATAAGGGTAATAAAGAAACCGCTCGTGAAGCTTATTTACGTTCAGCAAATTATTTCAGAACCGCTGAATTCTTTCTTCAGCCTGATGATGAGCGCAAAATTCCAACGTATTTAAAGTCAGTTGAGTCGTTCAAAAAAGGGAGCGAATTGCTAGACCATCCACCAAAAGCAGTGAATATTCCATTTGAGCACGCATCTTTGCCTGGTTATTTCTTTGAAGCACCAGGTCAAAAGAATGGTCCAATGATGGTGATGTTTGGAGGTCTTGATTCTACGGCTGAAGAGCTATATTATGGGCCGGCACAGTTTTTAAATGAACGAGGCATTTCTTTATTAGCTTTAGATGGTCCTGGACAAGGTGGAGCTCTTCGTCTTCACCATATCCATTCTCGTCATGATTATGACGTAGCTGGGACGGCTGCTTATGAATGGGCAGTAGATAATCTAGATGTTGATCGGGATCGAATTGGTGTTATGGCTGTGTCAATGGGAGGTTATATGGCTGCACGCTGTGCCGCTTTTGAACCACGATTTAAAGCATGCGCTATTTGGGGAGCTGTGTACGATTATAACGATGTATGGGCGAAGCGTCCTGACAATCATCCGCTAGCAAAAATTTTACAGCATATTTTTGGAGTGGAGGATATGTCAGCAGCGCGAGCAAAGCTTCAGCACTATAACTTAAGAGGAGTAGCTGACAAAATTAAAGCTCCAACTTATATTATTCATGGTGAAGATGACCATCAAAATAAAGTGGATAATGCGTATAACGTATACAATGATTTAACGTGTTCCAGACGCCTGAAAATTGTTCCAAAAAGCAGCCCAGGCTCATCACACTGCCAGGTTGATAATATTACAGAAACCTATGAAATGTATGATTGGATCAAGGAACAATTAGAGAAGTAA